One stretch of Anolis carolinensis isolate JA03-04 chromosome 3, rAnoCar3.1.pri, whole genome shotgun sequence DNA includes these proteins:
- the jmjd1c gene encoding probable JmjC domain-containing histone demethylation protein 2C isoform X2, with product MAAVESRPELVGKRFLCLGLGEEPPPEKGRWRAGVIRTVSHRDSLSPELSVYVEFDDLEWEKREWVKVYEDFAAFLVEYQLVWAKRKDPSQTQGSKIKHIQWPALTFKPLVGKSVYNSITAVEFLVDKQLDFVTEDSAFQPYQDDIDSLNPVLRDNPQLQEEVKIWVKEQKVQEIFMQGPYSLNGYRVRVYRQDSATQWFTGIITHHDLFTRTMIVMNDQVLEPQNVDPSMVQMTFLDDVVHSLLKGENIGITSRRRSRSNQNSNTAHGHYTRAQANSPRPAMNSQTTAPKQNSHQQQRTARPNKRKGSDSSIPDEEKTREEKYDYIGQGENPKNKNKLFVSKRRKPEDDEKKLSMKRQRIDNTSDYSESSDSENSNKRLTDSSSDHNSENELKSKNISKINGKEGKSQNSSVVEEQTLIDSQSPWHEMQENKKHEEGERPESTDLELEEISVHHAEQSTVYDRRGDDECSQECNTEKQQPRELLPNEQFMPTCPTPKGCIDTNMENSSTNEAQENISNTFGLQACQKMELPVSDTKHLFTNTNFLEVRKLGTDENWINNVSKMDLIHPKVVKNVSASEHVSSENVHYGSVSSLSVIAVAEEGRVRKQSPVPDTIKSKPSSLAENPKMKSNSSPEVKYKHAQSPDTVKSKVNYLNSHVTGVTRSAIKTEHDLPRSSFHPVPARVSSLETTKSPLIIDKNEHFTVYRDPALIGQEPGTNHISPYLHHHNYPPHSTSHRTCLNPNPHHSALTGAPHLLAGSSNQPPLSAINTHSLSSASHHSVHHPHLLPAVLPGVPTASLLGGHPRLETAHASSLSHLALAHQQQQQMLQHQSPQLLGQAHPSASYNHLGLYPIIWQYPNGAHAYSGLGIPSSKWVHSEASVNTETPLRRNTPSPWLHQPTPVTSADSLGLLSHLPVRPSSAEPHRPVKLTTHSSPPLSKGIVDHHRKEELERKGIFEPLRSVAAATAKSDLEHNKTQAVKEGHLQRHFIDPLQRSLQETGERLSKYKEEHRRILQESIEVAPFTAKIKALEGERETYSRIMPLSSSPKSHGAKHDKDSELYKMKHSVPQSLPQSNYFTTLSNSVVNEPPRTYSSKEVSGVCADKQSICPSTAASQSLTSFTSSLSKPPPLIKHQPEAESSIGKITDQLSQQVTSHSVSAFRNDSRSPTQLSISSSSALRTMPALHRAPVFHPPVHHSLERKEGSYNSLSPPTLTPVQPVNAGSKIHELQKPPTLLPEPKEAQNVYKNTMEQKISEMWKSNNVPNHDKMEWHIDRSSGKSSSATASVIVRPPSSTKYDTVSVVYSTPKERVTERALTGTNQTDGLKPAEVRETERIVLPNVNSDTIHAQYENNFPAASQGSVPSSVTPTTTMLCSTKTDVTTSVASTSIPTMGSSEVNYCLSNAAVVCSSVESTASRAINQEVAHIQECGVSTTAPVTLPCSKMESILQASSVFSATSDFIHLKKHKAALAAAQFKNISASDIESNAVKNPIYSASASLDSTVISSTINKVNIVGNGQVSQTSQANYHTKLKKAWLTRHSEEDKNSNKKENSGNSVSEIIKPCSVNLIVSTSNDLQNNMDSKILGEKLVKEEKHTRRKTKRTYESGSDSGDSDESESKSEQRTKRQPKPTYKKKQNDLQKKKGDTEEEVKPNGVLSRSAKEKSKLKLQSGSVNTGIPRSVLKDWRKVKKLKQTGESFLQDDSCYEIGPNLQKCRECRLVRSKKGEEAAHSPVFCRFYYFRRLSFSKNGVVRIDGFSSPDQYDDEAMSLWTHENYDDDELDLETCKYILEHIGDKFCELVTSEKTAMSWVKKDAKIAWKRAVRGVREMCDACEATLFNIHWVCQKCGFVVCLDCYKAKERKSSRDKELYAWMKCVKGQPHDHKHLMPTQIIPGSVLMELLEAMHTFREKHEIKFHCQCTSKQNLHVGKLPSINGVSQILQNVLNHSNKISLCITESQQQKVSQKTETNGNTSPGSDISTDGKLTPPESQSPLHWLADLAEQKAREEKKENKDCPLGKHAKEEQDQDSSESLNYKMSTPLSQNNEQGSTLRDLLTTTAGKLRLGSTDAGIAFAPVYSTGTASSKGGRTMPNILDDIIASVVENKIPPNRTPKITAKSEVKDEPKDEKIFIMDDSSTLFIDVPHVWICDKHVLWLSDHKNCNNWKLFKDCWKQGKPALVSGLHKKLNATLWKADIISSDFGDLKADLLNCKDSITSSGSVKEFWDGFEDVSKRQKIKNGETVVLKLKDLPSGEDFKTMMPARYEDLLKSLPLPEYCNPEGKLNLASCMPGFFVRPDLGPRLCSAYGVIAAKDHDIGTTNLHIEVSDVVNILVNVSIAKGSGVPSKSGVLKKFEEEDLDDFLRKRLKDSSELPGALWHIYASKDTDKIREFLQKVGKEQGLDVLPEHDPIRDQSWYVNKKLRQRLFEEYGVKTCTLIQFLGDAIILPAGALHQVQNFHSCIQVTEDFVSPEHLVQSFHLTQELRLSKEEINYDDKLQIKNILYHAVKEIVRALKIHEHEAEDVEEN from the exons GTCCATATTCCTTAAACGGCTATAGAGTGAGAGTATACAGACAGGATTCTGCCACCCAGTGGTTCACTGGTATAATTACTCATCATGATTTGTTCACTCGCACTATGATTGTTATGAATGATCAG GTTTTAGAACCACAAAATGTTGATCCCTCTATGGTTCAGATGACCTTTCTAGATGATGTCGTTCATTCTTTGTTGAAAGGTGAAAATATTGGCATTACATCGCGGCGCAGGTCTCGGTCCAACCAGAACAGCAACACAGCTCAC GGGCACTATACCAGAGCGCAAGCAAATAGCCCAAGGCCAGCAATGAATTCCCAGACCACAGCACCAAAACAAAATTCACATCAGCAGCAACGGACTGCTCGTCCAAATAAAAGGAAAGGCTCTGATAGTAGTATCCCTGATGAAGAGAAAACTAGAGAGGAAAAATACGACTATATCGGTCAAGGAG aaaatcccaaaaataaaaacaagcttTTTGTTTCGAAAAGAAGAAAACCTGAAGATGATGAAAAGAAATTAAGTATGAAGAGACAGCGGATAGATAACACCTCAGACTATTCCGAGAGCAGTGACTCAGAGAATTCAAACAAAAGATTGACAGATTCTTCATCAGATCATAATTCAGAGAATGAATTGAAAAGCAAGAATATTTCAAAGATAaatgggaaagaaggaaaatctCAGAACAGTAGTGTGGTAGAAGAACAAACACTAATAGACAGCCAGTCTCCCTGGCatgaaatgcaggaaaataaaaaGCATGAAGAAGGAGAAAGGCCAGAGTCAACTGACCTGGAGCTGGAAGAAATTTCAGTCCATCACGCTGAACAATCAACAGTTTATGATCGGAGAGGCGATGATGAATGCAGTCAAGAGTGTAATacagaaaaacaacaacccagGGAACTTTTGCCAAATGAACAATTTATGCCCACCTGTCCTACACCGAAAGGTTGTATTGATACAAATATGGAGAACAGTTCAACTAATGAAGCCCAGGAAAATATATCAAATACTTTTGGATTGCAAGCATGTCAGAAAATGGAACTGCCTGTCAGTGATACAAAACACCTGTTTACAAATACAAACTTTTTGGAAGTAAGAAAATTGGGCACTGATGAGAACTGGATTAATAATGTCAGTAAAATGGATTTGATACACCCAAAAGTTGTGAAAAATGTGTCAGCAAGTGAACATGTTTCTTCTGAAAATGTTCACTATGGTTCTGTGTCATCTTTATCTGTAATAGCTGTAGCAGAAGAGGGCAGAGTGCGGAAACAAAGTCCGGTCCCTGATACGATTAAGTCAAAACCTAGTTCACTGGCCGAAAACCCCAAAATGAAGTCTAATTCTTCACCTGAGGTTAAATATAAACATGCCCAGTCTCCTGATACTGTGAAGTCAAAGGTTAATTACCTGAACAGCCATGTTACTGGAGTAACAAGGTCAGCAATTAAAACTGAGCATGATTTGCCTAGGTCTAGCTTCCATCCAGTTCCAGCTAGAGTTAGTTCATTAGAAACTACTAAAAGTCCTCTTATCATTGACAAGAATGAACATTTCACAGTTTACCGAGATCCCGCTCTTATTGGACAAGAACCGGGAACTAACCATATATCGCCATATTTACATCATCATAACTACCCCCCTCATTCCACTTCCCACAGAACTTGTTTAAATCCAAACCCTCACCATTCTGCCCTAACTGGTGCACCCCATCTATTAGCTGGATCGTCAAACCAACCCCCTTTGTCTGCTATTAATACGCATTCTCTGAGTAGTGCATCTCACCATTCTGTTCATCACCCACATCTGCTTCCTGCAGTGTTACCTGGAGTGCCTACAGCCTCTTTATTGGGAGGCCATCCACGACTAGAGACTGCTCATGCTAGCAGCTTAAGCCATTTGGCATTAGCACACCAGCAGCAACAACAGATGTTACAGCATCAGTCACCACAACTTCTTGGGCAAGCCCATCCTTCTGCTTCATATAATCACCTGGGACTTTATCCAATTATTTGGCAGTACCCAAATGGAGCACATGCTTACTCAGGACTTGGAATACCTTCATCTAAATGGGTCCATTCTGAAGCTTCTGTTAATACTGAGACTCCTCTGAGAAGG AATACTCCTAGTCCGTGGTTACATCAACCCACCCCTGTGACCTCAGCTGACAGTCTTGGGTTACTGAGTCACCTACCTGTAAGACCATCCAGTGCAGAGCCTCATCGACCAGTCAAATTGACAACACATTCTAGTCCTCCATTGTCAAAAGGCATTGTGGATCATCATCGTAAAGA AGAGCTGGAAAGAAAAGGGATTTTCGAACCTTTACGTTCTGTTGCGGCTGCTACAGCAAAGTCTGATTTAGAGCATAACAAAACACAGGCTGTGAAAGAAGGCCATTTGCAAAGACATTTCATAGACCCATTGCAAAGATCACTTCAAGAGACTGGAGAGAGACTAAGCAAGTATAAAGAAGAACACAGGCGAATACTTCAAGAAAGTATTGAGGTTGCTCCTTTTACAGCTAAAATCAAGGCACTTGAGGGGGAAAGGGAGACTTATTCCAGAATCATGCCATTATCTTCTAGCCCTAAAAGCCATGGAGCAAAACATGACAAAGATTCAGAACTCTATAAGATGAAGCACTCAGTGCCACAGAGCTTGCCTCAAAGTAACTACTTTACCACCCTTTCTAACAGTGTAGTGAATGAACCACCGCGAACATACTCATCCAAAGAAGTTTCAGGTGTATGTGCTGATAAACAGAGTATTTGCCCTTCAACAGCTGCTTCTCAGTCTCTTACGTCTTTCACTTCATCTCTTTCAAAACCACCACCATTGATTAAACATCAGCCGGAAGCCGAAAGCTCAATAGGCAAGATAACTGATCAACTTTCACAGCAGGTAACTTCTCATTCAGTTAGTGCTTTTAGAAATGACTCCAGAAGTCCTACACAGTTGTCAATTTCATCCTCAAGTGCACTCCGAACAATGCCTGCTTTACACAGAGCACCAGTATTTCACCCTCCAGTCCATCATAGcttggagagaaaggaaggaagttaCAATAGTCTTTCTCCTCCAACCCTCACCCCAGTGCAGCCAGTGAATGCCGGCAGCAAAATTCATGAATTACAAAAGCCTCCAACTTTGTTACCTGAGCCAAAAGAAGCACAAAATGTTTACAAGAACACTATGGAGCAAAAAATTTCGGAAATGTGGAAGAGTAATAATGTTCCAAATCATGATAAAATGGAATGGCATATTGATCGAAGTAGTGGGAAATCGTCATCGGCCACTGCTTCTGTCATTGTGCGTCCACCTTCAAGTACGAAGTATGATACTGTATCTGTAGTGTACTCAACTCCCAAAGAACGAGTCACTGAGAGAGCATTGACAGGGACAAACCAGACAGATGGCCTGAAACCAGCGGAAGTCAGAGAGACTGAACGCATCGTTCTTCCGAATGTGAACTCGGACACAATTCATGCCCAGTATGAGAACAACTTTCCAGCTGCTTCCCAGGGCAGCGTTCCCAGTTCGGTCACGCCTACTACAACTATGCTGTGCAGTACCAAAACGGATGTAACCACATCTGTGGCTTCTACTAGCATTCCAACCATGGGCAGTTCAGAAGTGAATTACTGTTTATCCAATGCAGCAGTAGTCTGCTCTTCAGTAGAGAGTACTGCTTCTAGAGCCATAAACCAGGAAGTAGCACACATACAAGAATGTGGTGTCAGCACCACGGCTCCAGTTACACTACCCTGCAGCAAAATGGAAAGTATTCTTCAAGCCAGTTCGGTCTTCTCTGCAACATCTGATTTTATTCACTTGAAAAAACACAAAGCAGCACTGGCTGCAGCTCAGTTTAAAAATATCAGTGCCAGTGATATAGAGTCTAATGCTGTGAAAAATCCAATATATTCAGCCTCTGCTTCCCTAGACAGTACTGTCATCTCTAGTACAATAAACAAAGTGAATATTGTAGGCAATGGGCAAGTTTCCCAGACGAGCCAAGCAAACTACCACACAAAACTGAAAAAAGCTTGGCTCACaagacattcagaagaagataaaaacagtaataaaaaagaGAATTCCGGGAACAGTGTATCAGAAATTATCAAGCCATGTAGTGTTAACTTAATAGTTTCAACATCAAATGATTTGCAAAATAACATGGATAGTAAAATCCTTGGGGAAAAGCTTGTGAAGGAGGAAAAACACACACGGAGAAAAACAAAAAGGACTTACGAATCTGGCTCTGACAGTGGAGATTCTGATGAAAGTGAGAGCAAATCAGAGCAAAGGACGAAACGGCAGCCAAAGCCAActtacaaaaagaaacaaaatgatttgcaaaagaaaaagggagaCACAGAAGAAGAAGTCAAACCAAATGGTGTTCTCAGCAGGAGTGCCAAAGAAAAAAGCAAACTGAAGTTGCAAAGTGGCAGTGTTAATA CTGGCATACCTCGTTCAGTGTTGAAGGACTGGCGCAAAGTAAAGAAGCTGAAGCAAACTGGAGAATCCTTTTTGCAAGATGACTCATGCTATGAAATAGGACCCAACCTACAAAAATGCAGAGAATGCCGCCTGGTCAGAAGTAAGAAAGGTGAAGAAGCAGCTCACTCACCAGTGTTCTGTAGATTCTATTACTTTCGCCG GCTTTCTTTTAGTAAAAATGGAGTGGTTAGGATTGATGGTTTTTCCTCTCCTGATCAGTATGATGATGAAGCGATGAGTTTATGGACGCAtgaaaattatgatgatgatgaattggaCCTGGAAACTTGTAAATATATCTTAGAACATATAGGTGACAAATTTTGTGAATTAGTGACATCTGAGAAAACAGCCATGTCTTGGGTCAAAAAAGATG CCAAAATTGCTTGGAAGAGAGCAGTCAGAGGAGTCCGTGAAATGTGTGATGCCTGTGAAGCCACCCTGTTTAACATTCACTGGGTTTGCCAAAAATGTGGATTTGTGGTCTGCTTAGATTGCTACAAAGCTAAAGAACGGAAGAGCTCTAGAG ATAAAGAACTATATGCTTGGATGAAATGTGTGAAAGGACAACCCCATGAtcacaaacatttaatgccaactcAGATTATTCCTGGATCTG ttttaatggaacTTCTTGAAGCAATGCACACTTTTAGAGAGAAACATGAAATTAAATTCCATTGCCAGTGTACCAGCAAACAGAATTTACACGTTGGAAAGTTGCCTTCAATAAATGGTGTGTCTCAG ATTTTACAGAATGTTCTTAATCACAGTAATAAAATTTCTCTGTGCATAACTGAGTCACAACAGCAGAAAGTATCTCAAAAAACTGAGACAAATGGTAACACAAGTCCTGGCAGTGATATAAGCACAGATGGCAAGTTAACTCCACCAGAATCGCAGTCACCACTGCATTGGTTGGCAGATCTAGCAGAGCAAAAAGctagagaagaaaaaaaag AAAACAAAGATTGTCCtcttggaaaacatgcaaaggaaGAGCAGGACCAAGACAGTTCAGAATCTCTTAACTACAAGATGTCAACACCTTTGTCTCAAAACAACGAGCAGGGCTCAACTCTACGAGACTTGCTGACTACTACTGCTGGCAAACTGCGTCTTGGCTCTACAGATGCTGGCATTGCCTTTGCTCCAGTGTATTCAACAGGAACTGCA AGTAGCAAAGGCGGAAGGACTATGCCAAACATCCTTGATGACATCATTGCTTCAGTTGTGGAAAACAAGATCCCACCGAATCGAACGCCAAAGATAACTGCAAAATCTGAAGTAAAGGATGAACCAAAGGATGAAAAAATTTTTATCATGGATGATTCCAGCACATTGTTTATTGATGTTCCACATGTTTGGATATGTGATAAACATGTTTTATGGCTGAGTGATCATAAAAACTGTAACAACTGGAAACTTTTCAAAGATTGTTGGAAGCAAGGAAAG cctgcatTGGTGTCTGGGCTGCACAAGAAACTGAATGCCACCTTGTGGAAGGCAGATATCATTAGTTCGGATTTTGGTGATCTCAAGGCTGATCTCTTGAACTGCAAAGACAGCATTACTTCAAGCGGCAGTGTCAAGGAATTTTGGGACGGCTTTGAAGATGTTTCAA AGCGGCAAAAAATAAAAAACGGAGAAACTGTTGTACTTAAATTGAAAGACTTACCTTCAGGTGAAGACTTCAAAACCATGATGCCAGCAAG ATATGAAGATTTATTAAAAAGTTTACCACTGCCTGAATATTGTAACCCCGAAGGAAAGCTCAATTTGGCTTCATGTATGCCAGGTTTTTTTGTGCGTCCAGATCTAGGACCCAGATTATGCAGTGCATATG GTGTAATTGCTGCTAAAGACCATGATATAGGAACTACAAATCTTCATATCGAAGTATCTGATGTGGTGAACATCCTTGTCAATGTTAGCATAGCAAAAGGAAGTGGAGTCCCTTCAAAATCAG GGGTGCTAAAGAAGTTTGAAGAAGAAGATTTGGatgattttttaagaaaaagactGAAGGATTCAAGTGAATTACCTGGTGCTCTGTGGCATATTTATGCCAGTAAGGATACTGACAAGATAAGAGAATTTCTGCAAAAG gtaggaaaagaacaaggtttagaTGTTCTACCAGAACATGATCCAATCCGTGATCAGAGTTGGTATGTAAACAAAAAACTACGTCAAAGGCTGTTTGAAGAATATGGAGTAAAAACCTGCACTCTTATCCAGTTCCTTGGTGATGCTATTATTTTACCAGCAGGAGCACTTCACCAG GTGCAGAATTTTCATAGCTGCATTCAAGTAACAGAAGACTTTGTGTCTCCAGAACACCTTGTACAATCATTCCACTTAACACAAGAACTGAGGCTCTCAAAGGAAGAAATCAATTATGATGATAAGCTGCAG attaaaaatatCTTATATCATGCAGTTAAGGAAATAGTGAGAGCTTTGAAGATTCACGAACATGAAGCAGAAGATGTGGAAGAAAATTGA